The proteins below come from a single Pirellulales bacterium genomic window:
- a CDS encoding alpha/beta fold hydrolase — protein MPLELVRVTTGDGLRLDGSLRRSDAPADGGLVDAALLVHGTGSNFYGSTLMDAIESRLVGRGIAVLRINTRGHDGISTSATMSGGVRQGAAYEVLSDCRHDLAAWIAFLIEQGFSRLLLAGHSLGALKACYAMSEEPHDAVRAVAAVSPPWLSHARFLQSAKGAVFAETYALAKTLVAAGRGEELMQIEFPLPYLVSARAYLDKYHRDETYNVLALLPRIRAPLLAVFGGQEIQQNVAFRELPQAMEQLAAAQALPIEVGVIAGADHFYASARDELAARIDRWLRKQ, from the coding sequence ATGCCGCTGGAACTGGTTCGTGTGACGACGGGCGACGGCCTGCGCCTCGATGGATCGCTGCGCCGGTCCGACGCGCCGGCCGACGGCGGCCTGGTCGACGCCGCGCTATTGGTGCATGGCACAGGCAGCAATTTTTACGGCTCGACCCTGATGGACGCGATCGAGTCGCGCCTGGTCGGGCGCGGCATTGCCGTGCTGCGAATCAACACGCGCGGGCACGACGGCATCAGCACCTCGGCCACGATGAGCGGTGGTGTGCGACAGGGGGCTGCGTATGAGGTGTTGTCCGATTGCCGGCACGATCTGGCGGCGTGGATCGCGTTCCTGATCGAACAAGGCTTCTCCCGGTTGCTGCTCGCGGGGCACAGTCTGGGGGCGCTCAAGGCCTGCTATGCCATGTCGGAGGAGCCGCACGACGCCGTGCGCGCGGTCGCTGCGGTGTCCCCCCCTTGGCTGTCGCACGCGCGGTTCTTGCAATCGGCTAAAGGCGCCGTTTTCGCCGAGACCTACGCCTTGGCCAAAACGCTGGTCGCCGCCGGGCGGGGCGAAGAACTGATGCAGATCGAGTTTCCGCTGCCTTACCTGGTGAGCGCGCGGGCGTATCTCGACAAGTATCATCGCGACGAGACCTACAACGTGCTGGCGCTCTTGCCGCGGATTCGCGCGCCCCTGTTGGCGGTGTTTGGCGGGCAGGAGATTCAACAGAACGTGGCGTTTCGCGAGTTGCCGCAGGCGATGGAGCAGCTAGCCGCCGCTCAGGCATTGCCGATCGAAGTGGGGGTGATCGCCGGGGCCGATCACTTTTACGCCAGCGCCCGCGACGAACTGGCGGCGCGCATCGATCGTTGGTTGCGCAAACAGTAG
- the tadA gene encoding tRNA adenosine(34) deaminase TadA, protein MQLAYAEARQALAEDEAPVGAVIVHGGRVIAAAHNQREQLADPTAHAEMVAITQAAGELGDWRLEDCALYVTLEPCPMCAGAILQARIPLVVYGAPDPKAGAVHTMYQLLSDPRLNHRCEIVSGVLHDQCSSILTEFFRAQRRLGKK, encoded by the coding sequence GAGGCGCCGGTTGGCGCCGTGATCGTCCACGGCGGGCGGGTCATCGCCGCGGCGCATAATCAGCGCGAGCAACTGGCCGACCCAACCGCGCATGCCGAGATGGTGGCCATCACCCAGGCGGCTGGCGAACTGGGCGATTGGCGATTGGAAGACTGCGCGCTGTATGTCACGCTCGAACCGTGCCCGATGTGCGCGGGGGCAATTTTGCAAGCCCGCATTCCGCTGGTGGTGTACGGCGCGCCCGACCCCAAGGCGGGCGCCGTCCACACGATGTACCAGTTGCTCAGCGATCCGCGGCTCAATCACCGCTGCGAGATCGTCTCGGGCGTGCTGCACGATCAGTGTTCGTCGATTCTGACCGAGTTCTTCCGCGCGCAGCGCCGGCTGGGAAAGAAATAG
- a CDS encoding PQQ-binding-like beta-propeller repeat protein produces the protein MLACIYSVALTSAALADWPMWGGSPNRNMVQRAARDLPVEWDIDNKTHLKWSAKVGSVCYGNPALADGKIVLGTNNDAPRDPAATGDRGVVMCFAADSGAFLWQDTYEKLAAGQAQDWPLQGICSSPAIAGQRVYYLTNRGQVVCADLDGFHDGENDGPEQTEAGADQHAADIVWRYDLMAQLGVVPRFMAASNPLVENGRLYVVTSNGVDPNSGQIANASAPSFVCLDSASGRLVWQQGFGQAKPQGVEMAPLMEGQWGSVALTDALADGKRQLLAPGGDGFLYALAPDSGALLWKQDCNPPGAKWRPGGGGDKCYLVATPVYAEGRVFVATGQDPEHGGGPGNLLAIDPSPQTTSENRVLWRLGDKAFGRSISTVAVQAGVVYAAELDGFLHAIDAATGKELWQHDMLSQVWGSPLLADGKLYLGDEDGDVLVAAPGRELKVLAENRLPDAIYGTPIAVGRTLYLATRGELYALEAPQPSAKE, from the coding sequence ATGCTCGCTTGCATATACTCCGTCGCGCTGACGAGCGCCGCGCTCGCCGATTGGCCGATGTGGGGGGGCAGTCCCAATCGCAATATGGTGCAGCGCGCGGCGCGCGATCTGCCAGTCGAGTGGGACATCGACAATAAGACCCATCTCAAATGGTCGGCCAAGGTGGGGAGTGTTTGCTACGGCAATCCCGCGCTGGCCGACGGCAAGATCGTGCTAGGCACCAACAACGACGCGCCGCGCGACCCGGCCGCGACGGGCGATCGCGGGGTGGTGATGTGCTTTGCCGCCGATAGCGGAGCGTTTTTGTGGCAAGACACCTATGAAAAACTCGCGGCCGGTCAGGCCCAGGATTGGCCGCTGCAAGGAATCTGTTCCAGCCCCGCCATCGCGGGTCAGCGAGTTTACTACCTGACCAACCGCGGACAGGTCGTGTGCGCCGACCTGGATGGTTTTCACGACGGCGAGAACGACGGCCCCGAGCAAACGGAGGCAGGCGCCGACCAGCACGCCGCCGACATCGTATGGCGATACGACCTGATGGCGCAGTTGGGCGTCGTGCCGCGCTTTATGGCGGCGTCGAACCCGCTGGTCGAAAATGGGCGGCTGTATGTGGTCACGTCCAATGGCGTCGATCCAAACAGCGGCCAGATCGCCAACGCGTCCGCCCCCAGCTTTGTCTGCTTGGACAGCGCCAGCGGCCGGCTCGTGTGGCAACAAGGTTTTGGGCAGGCTAAACCGCAGGGCGTGGAGATGGCGCCCTTGATGGAAGGGCAATGGGGGAGCGTGGCGCTGACCGACGCGCTGGCCGATGGCAAGCGCCAGTTGCTGGCGCCCGGCGGCGATGGCTTCTTGTACGCGCTGGCGCCAGACAGCGGCGCGCTGCTCTGGAAGCAGGATTGCAATCCGCCCGGGGCAAAGTGGCGGCCGGGCGGCGGCGGTGACAAGTGTTACCTGGTCGCCACGCCGGTCTATGCCGAGGGGCGCGTGTTCGTCGCCACCGGACAAGACCCGGAACATGGCGGCGGCCCCGGCAACCTACTAGCGATCGATCCATCGCCGCAGACGACGAGCGAAAATCGCGTGTTGTGGCGACTGGGAGACAAGGCCTTTGGACGGTCGATTTCGACCGTCGCGGTGCAAGCTGGCGTGGTCTACGCCGCGGAGCTGGATGGCTTTTTGCACGCCATCGACGCCGCCACCGGCAAAGAGCTTTGGCAGCACGACATGCTCTCGCAAGTTTGGGGATCGCCCTTGTTGGCCGATGGCAAGTTGTACTTGGGAGATGAGGATGGCGATGTGCTGGTCGCCGCGCCGGGCCGGGAGCTAAAGGTGCTGGCGGAGAATCGCCTGCCCGACGCCATCTACGGCACGCCGATCGCGGTGGGGCGCACGTTGTATCTCGCCACGCGCGGCGAGTTGTACGCGCTGGAAGCGCCGCAGCCCAGCGCCAAGGAGTAA